In a single window of the Arachis hypogaea cultivar Tifrunner chromosome 6, arahy.Tifrunner.gnm2.J5K5, whole genome shotgun sequence genome:
- the LOC112805608 gene encoding uncharacterized protein yields the protein MVNYQKYWVNFDRCTPEFRKCLDELFLDIAFSQPGVKNQIRCPCPKCNNFMFKFRNKVHHHVRQWGIVTSYKTWVHHGEILQDTSTIDVSDLNEIDCERENDSATYKMLYNIFRGETLGETPRDFATNVDENIEEEPHQGAKRFQRLMRDYEQSLYPDSGISRLSFIVKLFQMKCRYGWSNNSVDALLLFLKSIFPKENSCPTSFYDARKVIRDLGLDYEKIDACVNDCILFRGQEYADLDECPKCKQSRWVKGRGNEKDNLRKKVPQKTLRYFPLKPRLQRIFMCEEQREQ from the coding sequence ATGGTCAATTACCAGAAATATTGGGTTAATTTTGATAGGTGTACTCCTGAGTTTAGAAAGTGCCTCGAtgaattatttttggatattgcCTTCTCTCAACCCGGTGTGAAAAATCAAATACGTTGTCCTTGTCCCAAATGCAACAATTTTATgttcaaatttagaaataaagtTCATCATCATGTGCGCCAATGGGGGATAGTGACCTCTTATAAAACATGGGTGCATCATGGTGAGATACTTCaagatacatccactatagatGTGTCTGATCTAAATGAAATTGATTGTGAAAGGGAGAATGATTCTGCCACTTATAAGATGTTGTATAACATCTTTAGAGGAGAAACACTAGGGGAGACGCCGAGAGATTTCGCTACCAACGTAGATGAAAATATAGAAGAAGAACCTCATCAGGGGGCAAAGAGGTTCCAGAGGCTAATGAGGGATTATGAGCAAAGCCTGTATCCGGACAGTGGGATATCAAGGTTATCTTTCATTGTCAAGTTGTTTCAAATGAAATGTCGCTATGGATGGAGCAACAATTCAGTTGATGCTTTGTTGCTCTTTCTAAAAAGCATATTTCCAAAGGAAAACTCTTGTCCAACTTCATTTTATGATGCTCGAAAAGTGATTCGAGATTTGGGATTAGATTACGAGAAGATAGATGCTTGTGTGAATGATTGCATTTTGTTTCGGGGGCAAGAATATGCTGATCTTGATGAATGTCCAAAGTGTAAGCAATCTAGATGGGTGAAGGGGAGGGGGAATGAAAAGGATAACCTTCGGAAGAAGGTACCCCAGAAGACACTAAGATACTTTCCGTTAAAACCTAGGCTTCAAAGGATCTTCATGTGTGAAGAACAGCGTGAGCAATAA